Genomic window (Eremothecium sinecaudum strain ATCC 58844 chromosome VI, complete sequence):
AATCGCCCAGGAGTATGTCAATCGAATGATGATGTATCCGGACATGAGGGCCCTGACAGAGGATTTAATGAAGAATAACGGTCGAGATTTTGTGAAGGCTGTAGAGGCTTATGTATCATCCCGAGAGGAAGGTGAAATTAATGGTGAAGGAGAGGAATTAGGAAGTACCAAGATGACTGCTGAGGAGTTTCAGGATTTTCAGAAACAAATCATTGAAAATACCCAAAATGATATGACGGATAAAATTAGCGAACAGGCTTTGAAACCATTTGAGGAAAATATTGATACATCTTTAAATTCCGATACTGAAGCGAGAGCAAAGAGACTTTTTGAACAGTTTATGGCCGGCGAAACATTTCTCCATAAGGCCATTGATAAGTTCAGTGAAAGTGTACGAAAGAATCCAACAACCTTATCTCTCTCTAACTCACGCAAAAGTCAAGTTGCATATGAGTGTGAAGATAATGGGAATTTCTCAGATAGTTATGATGACTATGATGAGTCGCCATATGAGGATGATGAATACGGGGAAGAGGGAGTAGAttcttttgaagaagatgaaagTGGCTGTCAACCAGAAAGCCATGAAGACGAAGAACAGGTTGATGACTATGATAGTGACATAGATCATCAAGAAAGACTTGAAGAAGGAAGAGGTCTCATCCAAATCGCAATAACAAAACTATTGCAGAATCGACTTTTAGCATCGTATCAGGAAAAACAAGCTGAAAGAAATCGTGAGCGATTATTAATGGAATTGGAAGCAGAAGAGCAGCAGAAGAGAGAAAAGGTAGAGAAGaagcaaaagaagaaggagaaagaaaaggaaaaaaAGAGACAACAGCAGCTGGCTAAGGAGGAGGAGAAACGTAAACAGATGGGTGAGGAAGCTAGATTACAGATGGAAGCTGAGGCTCGTgaaagagaaagaagagAAAACCAACGTAAAATGGTGGAAGAAGCtaagaagaaaaaggaTATGGAAGCCAGAAAGCGGTTAGAAGAACAGAGACGTAGGGAAGAAGAGCAAGAGCGGCAAAGAAAACTGAAGGAGGATATTAAGAGAAAACGTGAAGAAGAACGTAAACAGCGAGAAGAGGAACAAAGGCGAAAGAAGATGTTGGCGAAGAAGTCGAAGAAGTCACTCATGGATGAGAATAAACAGAAGCAGGGAGAAGAGCAATATGAAGATCAGGATAAACTCGAGGCACCAGAACTCGATAATAAGAGTTCAGAGCTTCCTGAGAATAATAATACCGTTAAAAGCGCGTCAAAAACACTGGAAGTTACGCCATATAGGATTGGTAACTCAACTCAACTTGAATTCTCAGATGAAAAGAGTGTTAGCGATGATATTTGTAACATGATCAATGAGGCAACTTCAAAATCTATTTCTGCATCTCCTTCACAACTAAATTCGTTGTTGCAATCCAGTTTGTCCCGCCGTTCGAACGTTGACACCACATCAAATCTTTCAGCGGTTACCTCAACTTTTCTGCAGAATCCTTTGGGCTTCCCTGCAGGTTCATCCGAATCGGGCTCTTTTAATCCTCCTTTGCAACCGCAAACTGTAATGCCACTTTCTTTATCACAGACCAGTACTACAGCTTGGGATACATCTAATTTAACACAAAACACAGTTGATCGTAACCAAATTTCTTCACAAAAAACTGTCCCATCATCTACAGTGATTCCAGGCCAACACAGAGCGATTTATTCTGCGTACACCCCTACTATTGACCCGAATAACTCTTTAAAAGATGAACTTGACAATTTAACGAGTTACTTATCACAAACCGGGTTGCAGGATAATAAAGATCATCCCAGATCTTTATCGCCTACATCTTCAGGTGTGAATATGACGGACCCATCAGTTTATGGTAATACCTTATGGAATTCTGAGAAATCCCATATTAGTGGTCTGATACCAAACAATTTGAGCAGTCCGGTGGCTACTCAACCCCAGCTGAACCCTCGCAGGTCAATTTGGGATACTGATGCTATAAATCCTACAAATCATGCTGCAGACATATGGCGCTCAACATCTTCAAACTCAACAACTGTGGTCCCTTCAACGGCATTGGCTACTTCTGTTACTTCTTTGCCGTTCCCTTCTATCTCAGACGTCATATATCGGTCATACTACGTTATTACTAACAGTGGAAGCTATGTTCCAATAGACCAACTTTACCAGACTTGTTTAAGTTTTATCACTGATAAGGCAAGCTTAACATATACCCAATTCGTTACTCAGTTGTTAAACATGAGAACTACTCTGGAATTCGAACTTGTTACTAATGATACCGGTACTATTACTCATTGTAGAATACCACCTTCTAAGCTACAGTCTAATCTGTTTGCCCATCAAATTACGAATAACATGACAACAACGCCAGCTGTCACGCCAGCTGTCACGCCAGCTGACGTACCGCAGCACTCAACAACAACTGGCCTGTTCAATGACTCTTTCGGACCCATTAGCAACGGAGGTTTATCTACTATGCCGGTCATGGCCCCACAGCAAAGTTTTGTTGGTTCTACAACACCTTCAAATCCAATCTCCCTTGGACACCCCGCTAGCGGGCAGTCTAGTTTCCTCGATTTTAACCAACCTTTTACAAGTACTACAAGAACGAGTAACATATGGGGTTGAATTAGTGAAGGTGGCATACGTACTGTGGTGATAAATTGTATAAGACTGCGGGATTTTTCCGTTAATTATTATCTACAACCCCGTATCACTATCTAACATCTAGTTATGTAAATATAAGACAGACTGGTGTGCAATTGCCCGCCCTATCTACACGGATTGTTACGATCCGGCTATGAGTTAAGGAGTAAAATTACGTAATCCACACTCCGTATAAGATAAAATATGTTACGCTACCAGCGACGTGGAATAAAGCACATCGCTCTATCGCCGGCATAATCATTCAAACCATCTCCATTTACTTGTATATTTGTAGCGTTTGTAAATCTCTTCGTACATTCATATTTATTATGGAACGTTTTGTTCTAAAAAAGGAAGTAACATGCCTTTCCGTATGTGTACGCAATATAATTAAAGAAATTTCACACAAGCTTCTGTTGTATATACTGAATCTAAGGTAGTATACAATTGCGTATCTAAAGCTCTCCTAGTAACCTGTGTCTGGTAGAAATCAAGGCTTGTAATTGTTTCCACAGTAAAGGACAAATATTTGGTAGGGGTAGCAACTAATAATGAGTGAAAACGTTGTTCGAAGAAAACTAGTAATTATTGGGGATGGAGCTTGTGGTAAGACTTCCTTGCTCCATGTATTTACACTGGGGAAATTTCCAGAGGAATATAGGCCAACAGTTTTTGAAAACTATGTAACAGACTGTCGAGTTGATGGGATAAAGGTACAATTGGCCCTATGGGATACGGCGGGACaagaagaatatgaaaGGCTACGGCCGATGTCTTATTCGAAAGCAGACATAATATTAATTGGTTTTGCAATAGATGACCCAGAGTCGTTGGAGAATGCAAGAGAAAAATGGACTGTTGAAGCATTACGGTATTGCCCCAATGCACCCATAATCCTAGTAGGATTAAAAAATGATTTAAGAAAGGACGATAATACTAAACATACTGTGGACCCAAATCAGGCAATGGAAGTCCTTCGGGCAATTGGCGCTAAAAAGTACATGGAGTGTAGTGCTCTTACAGGTGAAGGAGTTGATGATGTGTTCGAACTTGCGACAAGAACAAGTCTACTAGTAAATAAGCCACCTGGGAAAAGCTGCTGCGTAATAACGTAAAATCAACGATTTATAGTCTTTTTAGACTGGTGGTCCATGGTTTTGAAAATCGTTTAACGCTATTATGATTAAGCTTCAGAACCTTTACCCAAGTAATAAACTACATTAGAAAGACTCTCAATTAATTGTATGTATAGAATATATTACATGAATTTCATGATTTGATGCCAAGAGCAGACTACTAAGTAGCCTGCAGAGCTTTGACGATCTTACTTAACCATAATGCACCTGTTATATACAAACGTAATTCTATGGGCATAGAAAAAAATTTCGACCTCGGTGAGGATTGAACTCACGATCTTGCGATTAACAGTCGCACGCCTTAACCAGCTTGGCCACGAAGTCGTTATTGAAAAgtatattaatatattGGATAATAAACGACGGAGAAGAGCACGTGGTTAGACATTTTAATTAAGGAAGGGACGGAACTAGGATTGTTGGTCTATAAAGCATGCAAGACATTGATAATCGTGCCCTAAATTCAGTATAATAGCATCTCTATGTGTGCCAGCTGTAGTAAGTTGTTTTATCTTCGTTATCGATATGGTCTTATCTTATGTTTTATACCATTGATCGCAGTAGTATACAACTAATATACAACCAGATACGACAATCTTATAAACATTTGAATACCTTTATTTAAGAGACATTAGTCGCACCAGGAGTAATTAACTCAGAAGTTGCAGTACTATTGTTACATAGTAAGTAGAGTCATAGATAGCCGAACTTGACTACATATGATTCCCGGACATCTCATTTGTTACAATACCTGGATAACGCCATGTAATGATACTTTAATAGACTTAATTTAGCTTGGTTAAGCACTATCATCATGGGTATAATGCTTTGGTTGCCGCAATTGTTAGTAAAACTCACTGCGATAATAATGAGTACTGTTTCGCAGAATAATGTATTTTACTGCACAATCCACCCATATATGTGAAATTCGACTTGGTACCGATACTGTAACCGCGCTGTTAAAAACTATTAAGTTCCAACCCCTTACGCCGATTTAGTTAGAAGTTCTCATTGGTTAAAAGTCCTCAGCGGCTACAAATTATTGACAAAAGGTCACAATTAATATAACAAAGTGGACAGAAACTTATTACGACATAGGGCTTGCAGCTTTTATAAGCCAATATGTCCGTACATACCTAATTACCAGATGCGAATAAAATAAATTGGTAGACTGCAACTAAAGTTCGCTTATTCTCCATTCATGTACGCATCTAGCTCAGCATCCAATTTCTCCAGGTTTGGCTGAGACTCCTTGATTCTCATTTCCGATTTGGGTCTATGTGGTGGACGGTTCTGAAACCGCCGAGTACTATGGTTCTTTCCTATCCGATCACCAAGCCGCTGCCTTCTGGGATACCCAATCCGTGGGCGACTAGCACGCTGCTCAAATATTTCGACTTCAATCTTGTGACCCGCTATCTCAGTTCCACTGAACCTTTCGACACACTTCTCAGCATCATGACTATTTTCAAACTCGAAGATAGCGGTCTTTCCCCCATCGTGATCGTAGAACCTACTATACGTAGGATTATTGAACTCGCGAACCATATCCATAATTTCTTCATCTCGCGTGTCTAATGGAAGATTAACAAAACGTACTCTCTTTGTTGACGCTTGTGGAGGCCTGCTAACATACCTATCCCTCTTGTAGGTATCACGGGCATAGCTTTGACGAACGCTAGCTTCACTTAAACCCATTCTTGAAGCAAGACCGTTCCTTAAATCACGACGGCGATAGTGCTAAGACAAACAAAATTAAGGTTAATATCAAAGATTAAAGTCGTAGCATTCTCCATGTTAATTCATATCTAAACTTACAGTGGTAGGGCGGTTTGTCTGTTAAGTTGAGGAGTTAGTAAAATGAGAAATTCATCTGAGTTCAACCTTAGACACGGCATTAAACATACTCCTTCGCCAATTATTTGGTCTAATTCTTCTTCAACGGCCATCTCCTTTGTTATCTAGTTGTTATTTTACTTATTGTATATACGTTTAGGGAGGCGAATTCAAGTATAAGGAACTTTTTTTTACCATCACCGTATTTCTGGGCTGGACATCATTATGTATGAGGTTGATTATGGACTTCGCGGATTTTAGCGGTACAAAATGTTCAATAGTATGAAAGATGGCAATTTCTCAGGATACCCAGCAATGTGTCTTGATAACTTATATATCCTCGAAAATATCCTGAAACTTAATCAAATGAGAGTATTTAGTCCTAATATGTTTCAACCATGTGATGCTGGATGCGAATTGAGATAAACTTGGTTCCAATGTGCTTAAATTACCATAAGCGACTAGCAACCGATATGAAGCCTCTTCGCTATTCTGAAGAAGACTTGAAGGACCATATTTGTTGTTCAGCTCATTTGCAAGTACTGTTACAATGTCTAAGTTATGTTCCTTTAAAGCAAGAACAGTGTAATTGTATATCAATGTGGCGACAGCCACAGCGTAACTATTTTGATGCTGCGGTTTCATTTTAGGTACTTCAGAGTCTAGCAATTCGAAAACGGACTCGTACATGGCTTTAGAAGACATGAGTTCAGAACCCCAAATAGGGTTTTCGAAGGCATTGACTAACATTCTTGTGGTCAACATGGTTAGGATAGGATCCTTGGAATCGAATCCTGCGTCCACGAACTTACTTATAGAGTCTGCAC
Coding sequences:
- the NST1 gene encoding Nst1p (Syntenic homolog of Ashbya gossypii ACL086C; Syntenic homolog of Saccharomyces cerevisiae YNL091W (NST1)), which codes for MDTDIPTVVSGQNVHFTYDMPSSSKKNKNKKKKSKSPAKAVQHADSPSSFEAGSILGAIQPQVEIYDEKADYPTSRVIRRAANGRVIVEALPTDNATAQQPHQQQQQQKNNATSGKLVAHWESLSPEEKRRILSIRKEEVFSVTKKYQTLHNCDCSVCGMRSISMEQELESIYNQLFEAAKQKDPNSDSVLFHLNLIKELHRATIDSPEQLANSLHVKSKTFLDNMRDEAVRYCISSNGADKLKDEVIQFKHKKQKQHLMQQQMMQRKIVLQPSHSHDFQTSASVVEQDEAVVAADKREPSQEDGIESISNVPIEGLPAGDDKTSNEELRGKYMKFAQTFVSSHPKIAQEYVNRMMMYPDMRALTEDLMKNNGRDFVKAVEAYVSSREEGEINGEGEELGSTKMTAEEFQDFQKQIIENTQNDMTDKISEQALKPFEENIDTSLNSDTEARAKRLFEQFMAGETFLHKAIDKFSESVRKNPTTLSLSNSRKSQVAYECEDNGNFSDSYDDYDESPYEDDEYGEEGVDSFEEDESGCQPESHEDEEQVDDYDSDIDHQERLEEGRGLIQIAITKLLQNRLLASYQEKQAERNRERLLMELEAEEQQKREKVEKKQKKKEKEKEKKRQQQLAKEEEKRKQMGEEARLQMEAEARERERRENQRKMVEEAKKKKDMEARKRLEEQRRREEEQERQRKLKEDIKRKREEERKQREEEQRRKKMLAKKSKKSLMDENKQKQGEEQYEDQDKLEAPELDNKSSELPENNNTVKSASKTLEVTPYRIGNSTQLEFSDEKSVSDDICNMINEATSKSISASPSQLNSLLQSSLSRRSNVDTTSNLSAVTSTFLQNPLGFPAGSSESGSFNPPLQPQTVMPLSLSQTSTTAWDTSNLTQNTVDRNQISSQKTVPSSTVIPGQHRAIYSAYTPTIDPNNSLKDELDNLTSYLSQTGLQDNKDHPRSLSPTSSGVNMTDPSVYGNTLWNSEKSHISGLIPNNLSSPVATQPQLNPRRSIWDTDAINPTNHAADIWRSTSSNSTTVVPSTALATSVTSLPFPSISDVIYRSYYVITNSGSYVPIDQLYQTCLSFITDKASLTYTQFVTQLLNMRTTLEFELVTNDTGTITHCRIPPSKLQSNLFAHQITNNMTTTPAVTPAVTPADVPQHSTTTGLFNDSFGPISNGGLSTMPVMAPQQSFVGSTTPSNPISLGHPASGQSSFLDFNQPFTSTTRTSNIWG
- the RHO2 gene encoding Rho family GTPase RHO2 (Syntenic homolog of Ashbya gossypii ACL087C; Syntenic homolog of Saccharomyces cerevisiae YNL090W (RHO2)) — translated: MSENVVRRKLVIIGDGACGKTSLLHVFTLGKFPEEYRPTVFENYVTDCRVDGIKVQLALWDTAGQEEYERLRPMSYSKADIILIGFAIDDPESLENAREKWTVEALRYCPNAPIILVGLKNDLRKDDNTKHTVDPNQAMEVLRAIGAKKYMECSALTGEGVDDVFELATRTSLLVNKPPGKSCCVIT
- the YRA2 gene encoding Yra2p (Syntenic homolog of Ashbya gossypii AER449W; Syntenic homolog of Saccharomyces cerevisiae YKL214C (YRA2); 1-intron in Ashbya gossypii), which encodes MAVEEELDQIIGEGHYRRRDLRNGLASRMGLSEASVRQSYARDTYKRDRYVSRPPQASTKRVRFVNLPLDTRDEEIMDMVREFNNPTYSRFYDHDGGKTAIFEFENSHDAEKCVERFSGTEIAGHKIEVEIFEQRASRPRIGYPRRQRLGDRIGKNHSTRRFQNRPPHRPKSEMRIKESQPNLEKLDAELDAYMNGE